From one Pecten maximus chromosome 8, xPecMax1.1, whole genome shotgun sequence genomic stretch:
- the LOC117332354 gene encoding protein gar2-like has product MARSHSETKMEVFVKRLVKKSDLSVLTKRMIREEYKKHIGRSHLDVEEKVELARLVTNLLENLTKKDKTDVQQEEHDSPNEKENSNPTESRKGKGNNSIEINKSSPKKQITPRKNVSTPNKKKKMEGAEKKSFSLVETLSQNKMLNSSQDSLQKSSDGSCESRGNAGTQSSGSKYRVDEVLDVVMNSEGDDDDMSLPVSEESDEDEEDNTKPSQEDGKKEELKFKKYHLVQEDDEDTWKPFTPVKESKPVQGRIESSSDESVQLSSDGEGGKKISHSKNHNRKKSKKRMISSDEESPSDYSECENSDYENKKKPSKSVSTSASKRRKLNSTEEKTPPKLLKRKCQKI; this is encoded by the exons ATGGCGCGAAGTCACAGCGAAACAAAAATGGAAGTGTTTGTGAAAAGACTTGTGAAAAAATCAGATTTAAG TGTTTTGACAAAGCGCATGATAAGAGAAGAATACAAGAAACATATCGGTCGGAGTCACTTGGATGTGGAGGAAAAAGTGGAGTTGGCTCGTCTCGTCACAAATTTACTTGAAAATCTG ACAAAAAAAGACAAGACAGATGTCCAGCAGGAAGAACATGATAGTCCGAATGAGAAAGAGAACAGCAACCCGACAGAGTCCAGGAAAGGGAAGGGAAACAACTCCATAGAAATTAATAAATCTAGTCCTAAAAAACAAATCACACCAAGGAAAAATGTGTCAACCCcaaataaaaagaagaaaatggaAGGAGCAGAGAAAAAGTCATTTTCATTGGTTGAAACTTTgtcacaaaataaaatgttaaattctTCTCAAGATTCTTTACAAAAAAGTTCTGATGGTAGCTGTGAGAGCCGAGGAAATGCTGGAACTCAGTCTAGTGGATCTAAGTACAGAGTGGATGAAGTCCTGGATGTGGTGATGAACTCTGAGGGTGATGATGACGATATGTCTTTACCAGTGTCGGAGGAAAGTGATGAGGATGAGGAGGATAACACCAAACCATCTCAGGAAGATGGAAAGAAAGAGGAGctgaaatttaagaaatatcATTTGGTGCAGGAAGATGATGAAGATACATGGAAACCGTTTACACCTGTGAAGGAGTCCAAACCAGTACAGGGGCGGATCGAGAGCTCCTCTGATGAGAGTGTTCAGCTGTCTAGTGATGGCGAGGGGGGCAAAAAAATCTCTCATTCGAAAAATCACAATAGAAAAAAATCGAAGAAAAGAATGATCTCTAGTGATGAAGAGAGTCCTTCTGATTACAGTGAATGTGAAAATAGTGAttatgaaaacaagaaaaaaccTTCAAAATCTGTTTCAACATCTGCTTCTAAACGAAGAAAACTAAACTCAACAGAAGAAAAAACTCCGCCGAAA TTGctgaaaagaaaatgtcaaaaaatatga